From a region of the Zingiber officinale cultivar Zhangliang chromosome 4B, Zo_v1.1, whole genome shotgun sequence genome:
- the LOC121975972 gene encoding 60S ribosomal protein L10-like: MGRRPARCYRQIKNKPYPKSRYCRGVPDPKIRIYDVGMKKKGVDEFPFCVHLVSWEKENVSSEALEAARIACNKYMTKFAGKDAFHLRVRVHPFHVLRINKMLSCAGADRLQTGMRGAFGKPQGTCARVSIGQVLLSVRCKDNNSQNAQEALRRAKFKFPGRQKIIVSGKWGFTKFSRNDYVKWKSENRIVPDGVNAKLLGCHGKLSKRQPGGAFLQSAVAKAS, encoded by the exons ATGGGCCGAC GACCTGCGCGCTGTTATCGCCAGATTAAGAACAAACCATATCCCAAATCGCGCTACTGCCGTGGTGTTCCTGATCCGAAGATCAGGATCTATGATGTTGGAATGAAGAAGAAAGGGGTTGATGAGTTCCCTTTCTGTGTTCATCTTGTGAGCTGGGAAAAGGAAAATGTTTCAAGTGAAGCTCTGGAGGCTGCCCGAATTGCATGTAACAAGTACATGACAAAGTTTGCCGGGAAGGATGCTTTCCACCTACGAGTGAGAGTCCACCCATTCCATGTCCTTCGAATCAACAAAATGCTTTCCTGCGCCGGAGCTGATAGACTCCAGACTGGTATGAGGGGTGCCTTTGGTAAGCCACAAGGGACTTGTGCTAGGGTAAGTATCGGCCAGGTGCTTCTCTCTGTTCGTTGCAAGGATAACAATAGCCAAAATGCCCAAGAAGCACTACGGCGGGCAAAGTTCAAGTTCCCCGGCCGACAGAAGATAATTGTCAGTGGGAAGTG GGGATTCACTAAGTTTAGTCGCAACGATTATGTGAAGTGGAAAAGCGAGAACAGAATCGTACCGGACGGAGTCAACGCAAAG TTACTTGGCTGCCATGGGAAACTTTCCAAACGTCAACCTGGAGGAGCATTCTTACAGTCTGCTGTTGCTAAAGCTTCTTAA
- the LOC121975971 gene encoding bZIP transcription factor 11-like isoform X1 yields MITDTLLRMTNLAQSFSVAFLYWFYVFQEAVMDRKKRKRMLSNRESARRSRMRKQKKLSDLIAEVNQLKKENSQILTVLSITTRRYSTLEAQNSILKAQLMKLSSELQYFSKMSHNITSNSFSSNMALCDRPHLMESFTNSSNMGYISQLIIASAEDMLYY; encoded by the exons ATGATAACTGATACTTTACTGCGCATGACCAATCTTGCACAATCCTTCTCTGTGGCCTTCCTTTACTGGTTCTATGTTTTCCAAGAG GCAGTGATGGACAGGAAGAAACGGAAGCGAATGTTATCGAATCGAGAATCAGCAAGGCGATCCCGGATGCGCAAGCAGAAGAAACTGTCCGATCTGATTGCAGAAGTGAACCAACTGAAGAAGGAGAACAGCCAAATCTTAACAGTCTTGAGCATCACCACGCGACGCTACTCTACTTTGGAGGCTCAGAATTCCATTCTCAAGGCCCAGCTGATGAAGCTCAGCAGTGAACTTCAGTATTTCAGTAAGATGTCACACAACATTACAAGTAACAGCTTTAGCAGCAACATGGCCTTGTGTGATCGACCTCACCTCATGGAAAGCTTCACAAATTCATCCAATATGGGATATATAAGTCAGCTTATTATAGCTTCCGCAGAAGACATGCTTTACTATTGA
- the LOC121975971 gene encoding bZIP transcription factor 11-like isoform X2, with translation MFSKSGTSSGSSLLHNSGSEPVLQAVMDRKKRKRMLSNRESARRSRMRKQKKLSDLIAEVNQLKKENSQILTVLSITTRRYSTLEAQNSILKAQLMKLSSELQYFSKMSHNITSNSFSSNMALCDRPHLMESFTNSSNMGYISQLIIASAEDMLYY, from the exons ATGTTTTCCAAGAG TGGCACTTCATCTGGCTCCTCCCTACTCCATAACTCCGGTTCCGAACCAGTTCTGCAGGCAGTGATGGACAGGAAGAAACGGAAGCGAATGTTATCGAATCGAGAATCAGCAAGGCGATCCCGGATGCGCAAGCAGAAGAAACTGTCCGATCTGATTGCAGAAGTGAACCAACTGAAGAAGGAGAACAGCCAAATCTTAACAGTCTTGAGCATCACCACGCGACGCTACTCTACTTTGGAGGCTCAGAATTCCATTCTCAAGGCCCAGCTGATGAAGCTCAGCAGTGAACTTCAGTATTTCAGTAAGATGTCACACAACATTACAAGTAACAGCTTTAGCAGCAACATGGCCTTGTGTGATCGACCTCACCTCATGGAAAGCTTCACAAATTCATCCAATATGGGATATATAAGTCAGCTTATTATAGCTTCCGCAGAAGACATGCTTTACTATTGA
- the LOC121977815 gene encoding uncharacterized protein LOC121977815 — protein sequence MDSPTDAPPPHRHRRKPLQIKDINVSTDDALKSKSKPISMRIQRPMGLSFGKENHCPISPRKEEAELEYELAPRDPSLAEELASVRKRRERLREEREKTEKELREKDLMMERWAMDLEKRAEEQRNMELELRLLIKLQDLRSSSSVLSPVQSLRDKEQKKNMEVQSQMSSPVQSLREKERLKCVELQLQAPDDDEETNEASEQSSDGKGVK from the exons ATGGACTCGCCAACAGACGCGCCTCCGCCGCACCGCCACCGCCGGAAGCCTCTCCAGATAAAGGACATCAATGTATCCACAGACGATGCCCTCAAATCGAAGTCCAAGCCGATCTCCATGCGCATCCAGCGGCCGATGGGTTTAAGCTTCGGGAAGGAGAACCACTGCCCGATCTCGCCCCGGAAAGAGGAAGCGGAGCTGGAGTACGAGCTCGCTCCTAGGGATCCTTCTCTGGCCGAGGAGCTTGCGTCAGTCCGGAAAAGGAGGGAGCGGCTgcgggaggagagggagaagacgGAGAAGGAGCTGCGGGAGAAGGATCTGATGATGGAGAGGTGGGCCATGGATCTGGAGAAACGAGCAGAGGAgcagaggaacatggagctggagcTCCGGTTGTTGATCAAACTTCAGGACTTGAGATCTTCTTCCTCT GTCCTGTCACCAGTTCAATCTCTACGAGATAAAGAACAAAAGAAGAACATGGAGGTGCAGTCGCAG ATGTCATCGCCGGTTCAATCTCTTAGAGAGAAGGAACGTCTGAAGTGTGTCGAGCTACAGCTGCAG GCACCAGATGATGACGAAGAAACTAATGAAGCCAGTGAACAATCCTCAGATGGAAAGGGCGTAAAATAG
- the LOC121977816 gene encoding transmembrane emp24 domain-containing protein p24delta7-like, whose translation MSCSSVLLLPLLVLATFSFSPPSQALVFHLPSGRVKCFSEDLRAGVVSLASFRVADDPPSAHNVSASVMDPNGETFRRADGVEKGEFSFVAEEIGKYTTCFWSSHFQLEAVLTVDFDWKSGVAAKVWNSVAKKGKIDEMELELKRMEDSINSIHEELVFLRDREEEARSFNETTTARMGSLSILSFIVCIGVAGVQLWNLKTFFKRQKIL comes from the exons ATGAGCTGTTCGTCGGTGCTCCTACTACCATTACTAGTTTTAGCAACCTTCTCTTTCTCTCCACCTTCGCAAGCGCTCGTGTTCCACCTCCCCTCCGGCCGCGTCAAATGCTTCTCTGAGGATCTCCGCGCCGGCGTCGTGTCCCTCGCCAGCTTCCGCGTCGCCGACGACCCTCCCTCCGCCCACAACGTCTCCGCTAGC GTGATGGATCCGAATGGGGAGACCTTCCGCCGTGCTGATGGAGTTGAAAAGGGGGAGTTCTCCTTTGTGGCGGAGGAGATCGGGAAGTATACGACCTGCTTCTGGTCTTCCCATTTCCAGCTCGAGGCTGTGCTGACGGTGGACTTCGACTGGAAATCGGGGGTTGCCGCCAAGGTTTGGAACTCCGTCGCCAAGAAAGGGAAGATTGAT GAGATGGAATTGGAGTTGAAAAGAATGGAGGATTCAATCAATTCAATACACGAGGAGTTGGTATTCTTGAGAGATCG GGAGGAGGAAGCAAGGAGTTTCAATGAAACAACAACGGCAAGAATGGGTTCTTTGAGTATTCTTTCATTCATCGTATGCATTGGAGTAGCTGGCGTACAGCTTTGGAATTTAAAGACATTCTTTAAGAGACAAAAAATTCTATAG